The Pirellulaceae bacterium genome includes a region encoding these proteins:
- a CDS encoding histidine phosphatase family protein: MPPSPTPESCYVYLLRHGATDNNLANPPILQGNTVDGPLSEEGKRQAELAAKGLAHQQLEAVYSSPLLRARQTAEIVAHPHELNVGIVPEISEVDVGSWEGRSWVEIERTEPDFYRRFMDDPAQNGYRDGESLMDVRDRVVPALDKLLRQNQGKRIAIVAHNVVNRVYLAMAAKMPLAHARSISQENCGINVLRYRDGELKLISMNSVLHLW; the protein is encoded by the coding sequence ATGCCCCCCTCCCCTACGCCGGAAAGTTGTTACGTCTATCTGCTGCGCCATGGTGCAACGGACAACAACCTGGCAAATCCTCCTATTTTGCAGGGGAATACTGTTGACGGTCCACTCTCTGAGGAAGGCAAACGCCAGGCAGAACTGGCTGCAAAAGGTCTTGCGCATCAGCAACTTGAAGCGGTTTACTCAAGTCCGTTGCTTCGAGCTCGGCAGACGGCGGAAATTGTTGCCCACCCCCACGAGTTGAATGTGGGAATCGTGCCCGAAATCTCGGAGGTTGATGTCGGTTCCTGGGAGGGGCGCAGTTGGGTCGAAATCGAACGTACAGAGCCTGACTTCTATCGTCGTTTTATGGACGATCCGGCTCAGAACGGCTATCGCGACGGCGAGAGCTTAATGGATGTACGTGATCGAGTGGTTCCCGCCCTGGATAAACTTCTACGCCAAAATCAAGGCAAGCGGATCGCGATCGTTGCTCACAACGTCGTAAACCGAGTTTATTTGGCGATGGCTGCCAAAATGCCGCTCGCTCATGCCCGCTCCATCTCACAGGAGAATTGCGGTATCAATGTATTGCGATATCGCGACGGCGAACTGAAGTTGATTTCCATGAATTCGGTGCTGCACCTTTGGTAG
- the dtd gene encoding D-aminoacyl-tRNA deacylase, giving the protein MRACIQRVTRAKVSVGPDVTGSIEQGLLVLLGVGHDDSDQDAEYLAEKTVNLRIFEDSEGKMNRSLIDVAGGLLVVSQFTLWGDCRKGRRPSFVAAAEPQRAEQLYEKFVETARQRGLEVHCGRFRSMMQVELVNDGPVTLLLDSQKTF; this is encoded by the coding sequence ATGAGAGCTTGTATTCAAAGAGTCACACGTGCCAAGGTCAGCGTCGGTCCCGACGTGACAGGTTCTATCGAGCAGGGACTGCTGGTGTTGCTCGGCGTCGGTCACGACGACTCTGACCAGGATGCCGAATACTTGGCTGAAAAAACCGTCAATTTACGAATCTTCGAAGACAGCGAAGGCAAGATGAATCGTTCGCTGATCGACGTTGCTGGCGGGCTGCTCGTGGTAAGTCAATTCACGCTTTGGGGCGATTGCCGCAAGGGCAGGCGTCCGAGCTTTGTCGCTGCGGCGGAACCCCAACGAGCAGAACAGCTCTACGAGAAATTTGTTGAGACTGCTCGGCAACGCGGCCTGGAGGTGCATTGCGGACGGTTCCGAAGCATGATGCAAGTCGAACTCGTCAATGACGGCCCCGTAACACTTTTGCTGGATAGCCAAAAGACTTTTTGA
- a CDS encoding metal-dependent hydrolase — translation MAGFKTHITTSTMVGVGYGAAGHFLYHIPIPVAMVSAGLCSIAGILPDLDSDSGKPVREITSFSAAVIPMLMMARLRQMGLSHESIIMAGGCMYIFVRFGIGEMLSRFSVHRGMWHSIPAAAIAGLVAALLVSGEFEYRMFKVAAVVIGYLTHLILDEIWSVEFHRGRIRLKKSSGTALKFFGKSSWANFSTYAKLIICTVLVLGDPSLSNFLGGREGEVHRVARETVGEVVGNPFNQQEVVR, via the coding sequence ATGGCGGGTTTTAAGACTCACATCACGACGAGCACGATGGTGGGGGTAGGGTATGGGGCAGCAGGGCATTTCCTCTATCACATCCCAATTCCGGTCGCCATGGTGTCGGCGGGGCTCTGCAGCATCGCGGGCATTCTGCCGGATCTCGACAGCGATTCGGGAAAGCCTGTTCGCGAAATCACGTCATTTTCAGCGGCGGTGATTCCCATGTTGATGATGGCCCGACTTCGGCAAATGGGGCTCTCTCACGAGTCCATTATCATGGCGGGCGGCTGTATGTACATCTTTGTCCGATTCGGCATCGGTGAAATGCTGAGTCGATTCAGTGTGCATCGGGGGATGTGGCACAGCATTCCAGCTGCGGCAATCGCTGGATTGGTTGCTGCCTTATTAGTGTCGGGTGAATTTGAATATCGCATGTTCAAGGTTGCCGCTGTGGTGATTGGTTATCTGACGCATTTAATTCTGGACGAAATTTGGAGCGTCGAATTCCATCGAGGTCGTATTCGTTTGAAAAAGTCGTCCGGTACCGCATTGAAGTTCTTTGGGAAAAGTTCCTGGGCGAATTTTTCTACCTACGCCAAGCTCATCATCTGTACGGTGTTGGTGTTGGGAGATCCGTCGCTGTCGAATTTCTTGGGAGGTCGTGAGGGTGAGGTGCACCGTGTGGCTCGCGAGACCGTCGGAGAAGTGGTCGGTAATCCATTTAACCAGCAAGAGGTCGTCCGCTGA
- a CDS encoding CvpA family protein, with product MQAYDIMMLIVLAVTTFIGFRKGLAWQIASLAAIFFSYFVALRFRDVVASKIDAQPPWNTALAMLIVYVASSLVIWILFRFVRGFIDGAKLGGFDRQLGALLGMGKGIVLCVIITLFAVSLLGEQQRRDIIESRSGLYIARLLDQADAVMPTEMHNFLNPYLNQLENRADESSPNTNLDSEMEKMEDWLKQQGGQIRAGQNTASHPNSTTGKNPAAAAESFFSESKDAVADRARRMRVFDRR from the coding sequence ATGCAAGCTTACGACATCATGATGCTGATCGTCTTAGCCGTCACCACGTTCATCGGCTTCCGCAAAGGACTCGCATGGCAGATCGCCTCACTGGCGGCGATCTTTTTCAGCTATTTCGTCGCGTTGCGATTCCGAGATGTGGTGGCTTCAAAGATTGATGCCCAGCCGCCATGGAATACCGCCTTGGCGATGCTAATCGTTTACGTTGCCTCTTCCTTGGTGATCTGGATTCTTTTCCGATTCGTGCGTGGTTTTATCGATGGAGCCAAACTGGGGGGATTTGACCGCCAGCTGGGCGCGCTACTTGGCATGGGCAAGGGAATTGTGCTGTGCGTGATCATCACGCTGTTTGCTGTCAGCCTGCTGGGTGAGCAACAGCGCCGTGACATTATCGAGTCACGTTCAGGCCTGTACATTGCCCGCCTTCTTGACCAGGCAGACGCGGTGATGCCAACCGAGATGCACAACTTTCTAAATCCCTATCTGAATCAACTTGAGAATCGTGCTGACGAATCGAGCCCCAACACCAATTTGGATAGTGAAATGGAGAAAATGGAAGACTGGCTGAAGCAGCAAGGAGGACAGATCCGCGCCGGTCAAAATACAGCGTCGCACCCAAATTCAACGACGGGTAAAAACCCGGCCGCAGCAGCCGAATCTTTCTTCTCTGAATCGAAGGATGCGGTCGCAGATCGTGCCCGCCGCATGCGAGTTTTCGACCGCCGATAA
- a CDS encoding acetyl-CoA carboxylase carboxyltransferase subunit alpha, giving the protein MDQLSPGLEFEQPIYELETRLEKLKSVGRPESEQEMRRVRDQLADVTREIYSNLTPWQTVKIARHKDRPQTSDYLSLMFDEFVPLHGDRLFGDDSAMLAGFAKLDQFKVMVVGHQKGRTTKERTACYFGCAHPEGYRKALSKMKLAAKFGIPVICLIDTPGAYPGVGAEERGQAQAIAENMYEMSRLKTPVICVVIGEGGSGGALGIGVGDRVAMLQFSYYSVISPEGCAGILWKSHEFAEQAAESLRFTSSDLLEFGVIDEVIEEPLGGAHRDHHQTSSRLKIFLTRQLRELVALETDELLQQRYEKFRRMGVFLDGVEATG; this is encoded by the coding sequence ATGGATCAACTCAGCCCCGGACTCGAATTTGAACAACCGATTTATGAGCTTGAAACGCGTCTCGAAAAGCTTAAAAGTGTCGGTCGACCGGAATCCGAGCAGGAAATGCGGCGAGTACGCGATCAGTTGGCTGACGTGACTCGTGAAATCTACTCCAATCTGACTCCGTGGCAGACGGTAAAGATTGCTCGTCACAAAGATCGTCCTCAAACATCTGACTATCTGTCGTTGATGTTTGACGAATTTGTACCGTTGCACGGTGATCGACTCTTTGGCGACGATTCGGCGATGTTGGCCGGCTTTGCCAAGCTAGATCAATTCAAAGTGATGGTTGTCGGACATCAGAAAGGCCGAACAACGAAGGAGCGAACTGCTTGCTATTTCGGCTGTGCCCACCCTGAAGGATATCGTAAAGCGCTTTCGAAGATGAAGTTGGCGGCAAAGTTTGGGATCCCCGTGATTTGCTTGATTGACACGCCGGGGGCTTATCCTGGAGTGGGTGCAGAAGAACGTGGGCAAGCTCAGGCGATTGCTGAAAATATGTACGAAATGTCTCGGCTGAAAACCCCAGTGATTTGTGTGGTCATTGGGGAAGGTGGCAGCGGCGGAGCTTTGGGGATTGGCGTCGGCGACCGCGTGGCGATGCTCCAGTTCTCATATTACTCCGTGATCAGCCCGGAAGGTTGCGCTGGAATTCTTTGGAAGAGCCATGAGTTTGCTGAGCAGGCGGCTGAGTCGCTTCGCTTCACGTCGAGCGACCTTCTTGAGTTTGGTGTGATTGATGAAGTGATCGAGGAGCCGTTGGGGGGAGCTCATCGAGATCATCATCAAACCTCCAGTCGCCTGAAGATTTTCCTCACTCGGCAACTTCGAGAATTAGTCGCCTTGGAGACAGATGAATTGCTCCAGCAGCGGTACGAAAAGTTTCGTCGGATGGGTGTCTTTTTGGATGGAGTTGAGGCCACTGGCTAA
- a CDS encoding serine/threonine-protein kinase: MARDQNYIGSYRLLKLVRAGASCQIWEAMSEVDNRRCALKALQEENRGDKEQIALLKHEYLVGQGLHDPNVIEVYDFDVNKGLPYVALEYFESSNLKQWIRQTRDSKQDRTTLPNVIRKSAGGLQYLHGQGWIHRDIKPDNFLINTDFDVKLIDFAIAQKERKGLGRLFGGRGKVQGTRSYMSPEQIRGEALDHRSDIYSFGCMLFELSCGRPPFTGGSPDELLQKHLRAQVPNITASSEATSQEYSKLVARMMSKKPDDRPASMGEFLDEFSKIRVTRANRR; this comes from the coding sequence GTGGCGCGCGATCAAAATTACATTGGTTCTTACCGACTGCTGAAACTCGTTCGGGCAGGGGCCAGCTGTCAGATTTGGGAAGCGATGAGCGAGGTCGATAATCGGCGTTGTGCTCTCAAAGCCTTGCAGGAAGAAAATCGGGGCGATAAGGAGCAGATTGCGCTGCTCAAACATGAGTATTTGGTAGGTCAAGGGCTGCACGATCCAAACGTGATTGAGGTTTATGATTTCGACGTCAATAAAGGGCTCCCTTACGTAGCGTTGGAGTATTTTGAATCAAGCAACCTCAAGCAATGGATTCGTCAAACCCGTGATTCGAAGCAGGATAGAACGACGCTCCCTAACGTGATTCGGAAATCGGCCGGCGGGCTTCAGTATTTGCACGGCCAAGGTTGGATCCACCGCGATATCAAGCCGGACAATTTCCTGATTAACACAGACTTTGATGTTAAGTTGATCGACTTTGCAATCGCCCAGAAAGAACGAAAAGGATTAGGGCGATTGTTCGGCGGGCGAGGGAAAGTCCAGGGAACTCGTAGTTATATGTCACCCGAACAGATTCGTGGTGAGGCGCTCGACCATCGAAGTGACATTTACAGTTTCGGTTGTATGCTGTTCGAGCTAAGTTGCGGGCGTCCACCATTTACTGGTGGTAGTCCGGATGAGTTGTTGCAAAAGCACTTGCGGGCCCAGGTGCCGAATATCACGGCGAGCAGTGAAGCGACGAGCCAGGAATATTCGAAGCTAGTTGCCCGGATGATGTCCAAAAAACCAGACGATCGTCCTGCGTCGATGGGCGAGTTTCTGGATGAATTTAGTAAAATTCGTGTCACTCGAGCGAATCGACGTTAA
- the truA gene encoding tRNA pseudouridine(38-40) synthase TruA gives MRVLKMTVSYDGTDFCGWQLQPGKRSVQEIVESAILAVTGESIRTLASGRTDAGVHAIGQVVSAASETRLDDQTLCRALNARLPYDVRIGKLEFAKEGFHPIRDAKSKRYRYVIQCGGQPNVFRRHFCWHLHQSLDVARMKQAADQLVGQIDFASFQAAGAPRKSTVRTVFDLDLVEQQVEDESFVTLEIEANGFLYNMVRIIVGTLVQVGLGKQNPAWIEEVVQGCDRRLAGPTSPPQGLFLLFVRY, from the coding sequence ATGCGTGTGTTAAAAATGACCGTTTCCTACGATGGAACGGATTTTTGCGGCTGGCAGCTTCAGCCCGGAAAGCGGTCGGTTCAGGAAATCGTCGAGTCCGCCATTTTAGCTGTGACCGGCGAAAGTATTCGCACACTGGCGAGTGGGCGTACCGACGCGGGTGTGCATGCGATTGGGCAGGTGGTCAGTGCTGCCAGTGAGACCCGGCTGGATGATCAGACGCTCTGTCGAGCACTGAATGCGCGTCTTCCTTACGATGTACGCATTGGGAAGTTGGAGTTTGCTAAGGAAGGCTTTCATCCCATTCGCGATGCGAAGTCGAAACGCTATCGATATGTGATTCAGTGTGGGGGCCAACCTAATGTTTTTCGCCGCCATTTCTGTTGGCATCTTCACCAATCACTCGACGTAGCACGGATGAAGCAGGCGGCCGACCAGCTTGTGGGCCAGATCGACTTTGCCAGTTTTCAGGCAGCTGGTGCGCCGCGAAAATCGACGGTGCGAACCGTCTTTGATCTTGATTTGGTTGAGCAACAAGTTGAAGACGAATCTTTTGTAACGCTTGAAATCGAGGCCAATGGCTTCCTTTATAACATGGTTCGAATCATCGTGGGTACGCTGGTGCAGGTTGGCTTGGGCAAGCAAAACCCGGCGTGGATTGAAGAGGTTGTTCAAGGATGTGATCGTCGGCTTGCCGGCCCCACATCGCCTCCCCAAGGGCTTTTTCTGCTTTTTGTACGCTATTAG
- a CDS encoding aspartate-semialdehyde dehydrogenase codes for MFETLAVVGATGAVGRLIRQLLEERNFPLEKVRFLASARSAGSRLTFRGKEVTVEELRPEVFDDIDLCIASTPDDIAKDFVPWAVERGTVVVDESNAWRMDDTVPLVVPEVNGDALQHHQGIIASPNCSTTQMVVAMKPLHDFGCIHRVVVSTYQATSGAGVVGERDLLEGTRARLEGREHQYEAFQHPIALNVIPQIGSGKHAGYTSEEMKMVWETQKIFGDKSIQVCPTCVRVPVENCHSESILVETEKHISVSQARELFEAAAGVEVMDDLDAGKYPMPHLSTGFDPVYVGRIREDLSSPNGLAFWCVSDNLRKGAATNAVQIAERLVATAAAT; via the coding sequence GTGTTCGAAACTCTTGCTGTAGTTGGAGCGACAGGTGCTGTCGGTCGTCTCATTCGTCAGTTGCTCGAAGAGCGCAATTTTCCACTGGAAAAAGTTCGATTTTTGGCTTCGGCCAGATCGGCCGGTAGCCGGCTGACTTTTCGGGGTAAGGAGGTCACGGTTGAGGAGTTACGGCCAGAGGTGTTTGACGATATTGATCTCTGCATCGCCAGCACGCCGGACGACATCGCCAAGGATTTTGTGCCCTGGGCGGTGGAGCGTGGAACGGTTGTTGTCGACGAAAGTAATGCGTGGCGGATGGACGATACGGTGCCACTTGTCGTTCCCGAAGTCAACGGCGACGCTCTGCAACATCATCAGGGAATCATTGCAAGTCCGAATTGTTCAACGACTCAAATGGTCGTTGCGATGAAGCCATTGCACGATTTTGGTTGCATTCACCGAGTTGTCGTCAGTACCTACCAGGCAACGAGCGGGGCCGGGGTGGTCGGCGAACGTGATTTGCTCGAGGGAACGAGAGCTCGATTAGAAGGTCGGGAGCATCAATATGAAGCGTTCCAGCATCCCATCGCCTTGAACGTGATACCGCAGATCGGTTCGGGGAAACACGCAGGCTACACGTCTGAAGAAATGAAAATGGTTTGGGAAACACAAAAAATCTTTGGTGATAAATCGATTCAGGTTTGCCCAACCTGCGTTCGCGTGCCTGTGGAAAACTGCCATAGTGAGAGCATTCTTGTCGAAACTGAGAAGCACATCTCCGTTTCCCAAGCACGCGAACTATTTGAGGCTGCAGCAGGTGTCGAAGTAATGGATGATCTTGACGCTGGCAAATATCCGATGCCGCATCTTTCGACCGGCTTTGATCCCGTTTATGTCGGGCGTATACGAGAGGATCTTTCCTCACCCAATGGACTTGCTTTTTGGTGTGTCAGTGATAATCTTCGGAAGGGTGCCGCGACAAACGCAGTGCAAATTGCCGAAAGACTCGTCGCCACCGCCGCGGCGACCTAG
- a CDS encoding HTTM domain-containing protein produces MKLVTDYFRELGSGSLQGWNRFWFSPADPATLGVIRILAGAMLFYTHLVWTKDLVEFFGPNGRLPTAFAEGFHEFSLGNRASYAWSHLYFVDSPQALWGCHLLALVVIFLFTIGCFTRFTAILTFLITVSYAHRAVGALFGLDQINGMLALYLAIGPSGAAYSVDRLRRRKGQAGRDAAEPAKLVMANVAQRLIQVHMCMIYFFAGVGKLMGQTWWAGTALWGAFANYEYQTIDMTWLAAYPLLVNFMTQLILAWEITYPVLIWPRLTRPLMLFLAVPLHLGIALGMGMTTFGLAMLIGNAAFVSPAIVRMLFDRRLESGRAGGGSLNTTGPNRKPQTQSV; encoded by the coding sequence GTGAAGTTGGTGACGGACTACTTTCGCGAATTAGGCTCGGGCAGCTTGCAGGGATGGAATCGGTTCTGGTTTTCGCCGGCTGATCCGGCGACTCTGGGTGTGATTCGGATTCTTGCCGGTGCGATGTTGTTTTACACGCATCTCGTTTGGACCAAAGATCTCGTTGAGTTTTTCGGCCCGAACGGGCGACTGCCGACCGCATTTGCGGAGGGATTTCACGAATTCAGTTTGGGGAATCGAGCCTCTTACGCTTGGAGTCATTTGTATTTTGTTGATTCGCCTCAAGCTCTTTGGGGCTGCCATCTTCTGGCCCTCGTTGTGATCTTTCTTTTCACGATTGGGTGTTTCACACGATTCACGGCGATTTTGACTTTCTTGATCACTGTTTCTTACGCCCATCGGGCGGTAGGTGCGCTTTTTGGGCTGGATCAGATCAATGGCATGCTGGCGCTTTACTTAGCCATTGGCCCGTCGGGAGCCGCCTATTCGGTTGATCGATTGAGGCGTCGAAAAGGACAAGCAGGACGCGATGCGGCAGAGCCCGCCAAACTTGTGATGGCAAATGTGGCCCAACGCTTGATTCAGGTTCACATGTGCATGATTTATTTCTTCGCCGGAGTCGGCAAATTAATGGGGCAAACTTGGTGGGCAGGGACGGCTCTGTGGGGGGCATTTGCCAATTATGAATACCAGACGATCGATATGACTTGGCTTGCGGCTTATCCGCTGTTGGTGAATTTTATGACTCAGCTGATTTTAGCCTGGGAAATAACCTATCCCGTATTGATTTGGCCCCGTTTGACGCGACCACTTATGTTATTCCTGGCGGTGCCACTTCACCTGGGAATCGCGTTGGGGATGGGAATGACCACCTTTGGGCTGGCGATGCTCATTGGTAACGCCGCTTTTGTCTCGCCAGCGATCGTCCGAATGTTGTTCGACCGACGTTTGGAGTCGGGTAGGGCAGGGGGGGGCTCCTTGAATACCACCGGCCCGAACCGCAAACCCCAGACACAATCCGTTTGA
- a CDS encoding TIGR03000 domain-containing protein gives MVRKCLSVLVATCVVIGLAADVHAGWGSWGGSYGSHGSSGGSSGGSWGGSSGGSSGGSWGGASGGSSGGSWGSHGSQGGHVGIFKRMALRHQARKAARRAYASSGGSWGSHGSSGGSWGGSSGGSSGGSWGGSSGAAYSSHGSSGGSSGGSSGNYSDGGVIIEEHSAPADAPAEDAIQETTPADSARLPRDQGILTVDVPAEATITVNGLATSSEGAQRRYVSKGLNRGYSYKYEVTATVDRGDGEKVERTQFATLRAGQAAHLDFDFSKSEPVETRLTLRVPENASVFLSGMKTQSTGTVREFATNKIEAGQKWSDYHVVVTVEQDGQKLTKEQDISLAGGDQLELNFDFDETKLADAR, from the coding sequence ATGGTTAGGAAATGCTTAAGCGTATTGGTCGCCACGTGTGTGGTCATTGGATTGGCCGCTGACGTGCATGCTGGTTGGGGATCCTGGGGGGGATCTTACGGTAGTCATGGTTCGTCCGGTGGTTCGTCCGGTGGTTCCTGGGGCGGCTCTTCCGGCGGTTCTTCCGGCGGCTCGTGGGGGGGGGCATCAGGTGGCTCGTCCGGCGGGAGTTGGGGAAGTCACGGATCTCAAGGTGGCCACGTTGGTATTTTCAAGCGAATGGCTCTGCGACATCAGGCTCGCAAAGCAGCTCGACGAGCTTACGCCTCCTCGGGTGGTTCGTGGGGTTCCCACGGTAGCAGTGGCGGTAGCTGGGGCGGTAGTAGCGGTGGAAGTAGCGGTGGTAGCTGGGGAGGATCCAGCGGTGCGGCCTATTCTAGCCACGGTTCGTCCGGTGGTTCTTCGGGTGGATCAAGCGGTAATTACTCGGATGGTGGCGTGATCATCGAAGAGCATTCGGCTCCCGCTGACGCTCCGGCCGAAGATGCCATTCAAGAAACAACTCCGGCCGACAGTGCTCGTCTCCCCCGAGACCAGGGAATTCTCACTGTTGACGTTCCTGCGGAAGCGACCATCACCGTCAATGGCTTGGCGACAAGTAGCGAAGGTGCGCAGCGCCGATACGTTTCCAAGGGATTGAATCGAGGTTACAGCTACAAGTATGAGGTGACTGCAACAGTCGACCGTGGTGATGGCGAGAAGGTAGAGCGAACGCAATTCGCCACGCTACGAGCTGGTCAAGCGGCTCACCTTGATTTCGACTTCAGCAAGTCAGAGCCTGTCGAGACTCGTCTGACACTCCGTGTGCCGGAAAATGCTTCGGTTTTCCTTTCAGGTATGAAAACTCAATCCACGGGTACGGTTCGCGAATTTGCGACGAACAAGATCGAGGCAGGCCAGAAATGGTCGGACTATCACGTCGTGGTTACAGTTGAGCAAGATGGGCAAAAGCTGACGAAAGAGCAGGACATTAGTCTTGCCGGTGGCGACCAGCTTGAATTGAACTTTGATTTTGATGAGACAAAGCTTGCCGACGCACGTTAG
- a CDS encoding protein-L-isoaspartate(D-aspartate) O-methyltransferase, which translates to MCSRQLLLLIPLVVIGGSATCFAQPSGTMAVRRNQMVRDSLMSSGIINPRVIAAMRTTPRHEFVARQQRSQAYFDMALPIGESQTISSPFIVAFMTECIDPQRTDRVLEIGTGSGYQAAVLSALADEVYSIEIVEPLGRRAAKTLKRLRLNNVHVKLGDGFQGWPEHAPFDKIIVTCSPEKIPVALIEQLREGGRMVIPVGERYQQTMTLLRKENGKLKMEALRPTLFVPMTGTAEARRDVRPDPGNPELINGDFESQADQAEFVSGWYYQRQAKLVEAADAPEGDRYVELANQIRGRDCHLMQGLAIDGRAIQRLRFSAWGRARQIAVGTDGEGARVVVSFYDENRRDLGQWWLGSWKPDGVWRREEKEVRVPIQAREAIVRIGLFGATGEASFDDIRLRGTAR; encoded by the coding sequence ATGTGTTCACGTCAATTACTGCTGCTCATCCCTCTCGTGGTTATCGGTGGGAGTGCAACTTGTTTTGCACAACCATCGGGCACGATGGCAGTTCGTAGAAATCAGATGGTTCGCGATTCACTAATGTCGTCCGGCATTATTAATCCACGTGTCATCGCAGCGATGCGAACAACACCTCGTCACGAATTTGTTGCCCGACAACAGCGGTCCCAGGCCTATTTCGATATGGCTTTGCCGATCGGTGAGTCGCAAACGATCTCGTCGCCCTTTATCGTGGCCTTTATGACGGAGTGCATTGACCCGCAGCGAACCGATCGGGTGCTTGAGATTGGGACAGGGAGCGGTTACCAAGCTGCGGTTCTGAGCGCGTTAGCAGACGAAGTCTATTCCATCGAAATTGTGGAACCCCTCGGTCGAAGAGCGGCAAAAACCCTGAAACGACTGCGTTTGAACAATGTGCATGTCAAACTTGGGGATGGATTTCAAGGATGGCCCGAACACGCTCCGTTCGACAAAATTATTGTCACTTGCTCTCCCGAAAAAATTCCCGTTGCTCTGATTGAACAATTGCGCGAGGGCGGGCGAATGGTGATACCGGTCGGCGAACGCTATCAACAGACGATGACATTGCTGCGTAAGGAAAACGGAAAACTCAAGATGGAAGCGTTACGGCCCACGTTGTTCGTACCCATGACCGGTACGGCCGAAGCACGTCGCGACGTGCGTCCGGATCCCGGAAATCCAGAGCTAATTAATGGGGACTTCGAATCGCAAGCCGACCAAGCTGAGTTTGTTTCTGGATGGTATTACCAACGTCAGGCGAAGTTGGTCGAAGCGGCCGACGCCCCTGAGGGCGACCGATATGTTGAGCTTGCCAATCAAATACGCGGTCGTGATTGCCATTTAATGCAAGGACTCGCCATTGACGGCCGTGCGATTCAACGACTTCGCTTCTCTGCCTGGGGCCGCGCACGCCAAATCGCGGTTGGAACCGATGGCGAGGGAGCCCGCGTTGTCGTCTCCTTCTACGATGAAAATCGACGTGATTTAGGCCAGTGGTGGCTCGGCTCCTGGAAGCCGGATGGCGTTTGGCGACGGGAAGAGAAAGAAGTCCGTGTGCCGATTCAGGCGCGGGAGGCCATCGTGCGAATCGGACTCTTTGGAGCCACCGGCGAGGCGAGCTTTGATGATATCCGTTTGCGGGGCACCGCCCGCTGA
- a CDS encoding ABC transporter ATP-binding protein, with protein sequence MIETRDLTKKYGELFAIQSIDLDLQKGDLFGFIGPNGAGKTTTMRVIATLLTPSWGEAYVDGNSIYTHPKEIRRLVGYMPDFFGVYDDMKVIEYLEFFAAAYRINGPQRRTICEEMLEVVDLAFKRDAFANTLSRGQTQRLGLARVLLHDPQVLLLDEPLSGLDPRARIDMRNLLKRLGNTGKTIIVSSHILPELADVCNKIGIIDRGVMNWNGSVSDVMKQIRQSIVLNVMVKDRQKEAADLLLKRDDVAEVNVEKKMLSVTLVEGIVEYSDVASELINNGFALLEFGEDRPSLEAAFMTLTKGMK encoded by the coding sequence GTGATCGAGACTCGTGACTTGACTAAGAAGTACGGCGAACTGTTCGCAATCCAATCGATCGATTTGGATTTGCAAAAGGGAGACCTGTTTGGCTTTATCGGCCCCAACGGGGCAGGGAAGACCACCACGATGCGGGTCATTGCCACCTTGCTGACGCCAAGTTGGGGGGAAGCCTACGTAGATGGAAACTCGATCTACACGCATCCGAAAGAGATCCGTCGATTGGTCGGCTATATGCCTGATTTTTTCGGCGTGTACGACGACATGAAGGTGATCGAATATCTCGAGTTCTTCGCGGCTGCCTATCGAATCAACGGTCCTCAACGCAGAACGATTTGCGAGGAAATGTTGGAAGTGGTTGACCTCGCGTTCAAACGTGACGCATTTGCAAATACCTTGTCTCGCGGGCAAACTCAACGCTTGGGGCTCGCCCGTGTTTTGCTGCATGATCCCCAAGTTTTGCTGCTCGATGAACCTCTCAGCGGCTTGGATCCACGCGCCCGAATCGATATGCGGAATCTGTTGAAACGATTAGGGAATACGGGTAAAACCATCATTGTGTCCAGCCATATCCTGCCAGAATTGGCGGACGTGTGTAACAAAATTGGAATCATCGATCGTGGAGTCATGAATTGGAACGGTTCAGTCTCCGATGTTATGAAGCAAATCCGTCAGTCGATCGTTTTGAACGTGATGGTCAAGGATCGACAAAAAGAAGCGGCCGACTTGTTGCTGAAACGAGACGATGTGGCCGAGGTGAATGTCGAGAAAAAGATGCTGTCAGTGACGCTGGTGGAGGGTATTGTGGAATACAGCGATGTGGCGTCCGAACTGATCAACAACGGCTTTGCACTCTTGGAGTTTGGTGAAGATCGGCCTAGTTTGGAGGCTGCCTTCATGACGCTCACGAAGGGAATGAAATAG